In Fibrobacter sp. UWB2, one DNA window encodes the following:
- a CDS encoding sugar ABC transporter substrate-binding protein, whose translation MNAITKVTSIITAIAVSSIFAAKAPVAKPAAKKQEALTVWIMPNGASPQEKLEQRLNLFTKKTGIKTKVTVLDWGVAWNRITTALATGIDAPDVLQLGTTWVPYFASRGEIKALNEWLPQIDSSRFVPVSWNTTHIDSDTTIYSVPWFIDIRPILANKRILKKNDINPDDVSTFDGFVKAIRKVNNSHEMLDDGTKVRAFAFPGKNDWNIPHNFAPWVWSNGGNFIEKDNSGKWKAAILTPKTIYGIAKYLSFVLDTLVSTEALQMNTAQIVQHFNAGELAFIVNTSEVIMQTRFDGAKGGLNNTKIGKDSVMALPIPTGTEGSVSFIGGSNLAIPTGNKKQESLDLLLYLTNDENLDAYTKQIGMLPASKKVLANWSKDDDYKTLVPMLGTGRAYTAIPEWGDIEQILGSMFSAIWDHLEIPALYSEEKIYEILANYSNDINKHLNHPISGDLTFAEFRETWHKALGIKDGNQNKGIEEKTKPTEENDSGFSRTPWIFAIAVLLGFIFAFTRRKKH comes from the coding sequence ATGAATGCGATAACTAAAGTGACTAGTATTATTACAGCTATTGCAGTTTCATCCATTTTTGCAGCCAAGGCACCCGTAGCTAAACCCGCCGCCAAAAAGCAGGAAGCTCTGACCGTCTGGATTATGCCAAACGGCGCATCGCCACAAGAAAAACTTGAACAGAGATTAAACCTCTTTACCAAGAAAACAGGAATCAAGACAAAAGTCACCGTTCTGGACTGGGGTGTAGCCTGGAACCGCATCACGACGGCACTTGCCACCGGCATAGACGCACCAGACGTATTACAGCTCGGCACAACATGGGTCCCGTACTTTGCTTCCCGCGGCGAAATCAAGGCATTAAACGAATGGCTTCCGCAAATCGACTCTAGCAGGTTTGTCCCGGTCAGCTGGAACACGACTCATATCGACTCCGACACGACCATCTATTCCGTTCCGTGGTTCATCGATATCCGCCCAATTTTGGCCAACAAACGCATTCTCAAGAAGAACGACATCAATCCTGACGATGTCTCTACATTTGATGGATTCGTTAAAGCCATCCGCAAGGTGAACAACAGCCACGAAATGCTCGACGACGGCACCAAGGTCCGCGCATTTGCATTCCCGGGAAAGAACGACTGGAATATCCCGCACAACTTCGCCCCGTGGGTCTGGAGCAACGGCGGTAACTTCATCGAAAAAGACAATAGCGGTAAATGGAAGGCAGCCATCCTTACGCCAAAGACCATTTACGGTATCGCAAAGTACCTGAGCTTTGTGCTCGATACTCTTGTAAGCACCGAAGCCTTGCAGATGAACACGGCTCAAATCGTGCAACACTTTAACGCAGGCGAACTCGCCTTCATCGTGAACACGTCCGAAGTCATTATGCAGACCCGTTTCGATGGCGCCAAGGGCGGTCTTAACAACACGAAAATCGGTAAAGACAGCGTGATGGCACTCCCCATCCCGACAGGCACGGAAGGTTCTGTCAGCTTTATCGGCGGAAGTAACCTCGCCATCCCGACAGGCAACAAAAAGCAAGAATCTTTGGATCTTTTACTTTATCTCACCAACGATGAAAACTTGGATGCATATACAAAGCAAATAGGCATGCTCCCCGCATCGAAGAAGGTTCTTGCCAACTGGTCCAAGGACGACGACTACAAGACGCTCGTTCCTATGCTCGGCACAGGGCGTGCCTACACAGCCATTCCAGAATGGGGCGATATTGAACAGATCCTCGGATCCATGTTCAGCGCCATTTGGGACCATCTCGAAATCCCGGCGCTTTACTCTGAAGAAAAGATTTATGAAATCCTCGCGAATTATTCAAACGACATAAACAAGCACCTGAACCACCCGATTTCCGGAGACCTCACATTCGCAGAATTCCGCGAAACCTGGCACAAGGCCCTGGGCATCAAGGACGGAAACCAGAACAAGGGTATCGAAGAAAAAACAAAGCCGACCGAAGAAAACGATTCCGGTTTCAGCCGTACCCCGTGGATTTTCGCCATCGCCGTGCTCCTCGGGTTCATTTTTGCGTTCACCCGTAGGAAAAAACACTAA
- a CDS encoding NUDIX domain-containing protein translates to MLAVCGIVRRKGRVLMCKRGAGTLFPGFWELPTEILEDGEMAEDALERAFFERLTDFPQKMKPLGAVDFDYGEGCRILAYDVELCKNFVHIYGYDDFRWVKPKDLKRLRVLTPHVTLLTEVNHGL, encoded by the coding sequence ATGCTGGCTGTTTGCGGGATTGTCCGCCGAAAAGGGCGTGTTTTGATGTGCAAACGGGGTGCCGGAACGCTTTTTCCGGGATTTTGGGAACTCCCGACCGAAATTTTGGAAGATGGCGAAATGGCTGAAGATGCGCTAGAAAGGGCGTTTTTTGAGCGTTTGACGGATTTTCCGCAGAAAATGAAGCCTTTGGGAGCGGTGGATTTCGACTATGGTGAAGGATGCCGGATTTTGGCGTATGATGTTGAGCTTTGCAAGAATTTTGTCCATATATATGGGTACGACGATTTTAGATGGGTAAAACCGAAGGATTTGAAGCGCCTCCGGGTGTTAACACCCCATGTGACCTTACTCACTGAAGTGAATCATGGATTGTAA
- a CDS encoding DUF3332 family protein → MKKGILALACAGMIVLSGCYGSYGSTKWLHGAIGKISNKWAKSLVHFLATPAYFICFGFVDFFFVNTIEFWTGSNPFAAGDSYYEKDAQGNSVAAVKNEDGTLSVQYTAASGEVANLTLQRDENVVRALDANGEVVAQYEIEK, encoded by the coding sequence ATGAAAAAAGGTATCCTCGCCCTTGCTTGCGCAGGTATGATCGTCCTCTCCGGCTGCTATGGTAGCTATGGCTCTACCAAGTGGCTCCATGGTGCCATTGGCAAGATTTCCAACAAGTGGGCTAAGTCCTTGGTGCACTTCCTTGCAACTCCGGCTTACTTTATTTGCTTTGGCTTTGTTGACTTCTTCTTCGTCAACACCATCGAATTCTGGACGGGTTCCAATCCGTTTGCCGCTGGCGACTCCTACTACGAAAAGGATGCTCAGGGCAACTCCGTTGCTGCTGTGAAGAACGAAGATGGTACTCTCTCTGTGCAGTACACCGCTGCAAGTGGTGAAGTTGCCAACCTCACTCTCCAGCGCGATGAAAACGTCGTCCGTGCTCTTGACGCTAACGGCGAAGTCGTTGCTCAGTACGAAATCGAAAAGTAA
- a CDS encoding lipopolysaccharide assembly protein LapB — MFAIFVATVLCACNGSDLARGDEALRIGDYDRAVTNFSKVLDVEPANRDARYGLAIAYYAIAEDRESLKESTLAFWERTVREFKILSVVDSSEKSKPMYSTALFYLARAMLAENAQAKVLHLLDQSVQLDPENYFSYNLKALILAGQGDVDGAKKIYAYIVTKEPKFASAYVNLGNLYWNAHDYESAWDIWSMGREALPQDAVLAKWTRIAEDSLKAMVYSGKL; from the coding sequence TTGTTCGCAATTTTTGTTGCGACGGTGCTTTGCGCATGCAACGGAAGTGACCTCGCTCGTGGCGATGAGGCGCTCCGCATTGGCGATTATGACCGCGCCGTGACGAATTTTTCGAAGGTGCTCGACGTTGAACCGGCGAATCGGGATGCCCGCTATGGGCTTGCGATTGCGTATTATGCCATTGCCGAGGACCGGGAAAGCTTAAAGGAAAGCACGCTTGCGTTCTGGGAACGCACGGTCCGTGAATTCAAGATTTTATCCGTGGTCGATTCTAGCGAAAAGTCTAAGCCCATGTACTCGACCGCGCTTTTTTACCTTGCTCGCGCGATGCTTGCCGAAAATGCACAGGCGAAGGTTCTGCACCTTTTGGACCAGTCCGTCCAACTGGACCCGGAAAATTACTTTAGCTACAACTTGAAGGCTTTGATCCTTGCCGGGCAGGGCGATGTCGATGGCGCCAAGAAAATTTATGCGTACATCGTGACTAAGGAGCCGAAATTTGCTTCGGCGTACGTGAACCTCGGAAACCTTTACTGGAACGCTCACGACTATGAATCCGCTTGGGACATCTGGTCGATGGGGCGCGAGGCGCTGCCACAGGATGCGGTGCTTGCCAAGTGGACGCGCATTGCCGAAGACTCGCTCAAGGCGATGGTCTATTCAGGTAAACTGTGA
- a CDS encoding protein kinase, with amino-acid sequence MKKSGTSLLDSVTGGALLHQGGEASIYLLNVGGAPYVLKWYNDGFSFDESVVERSHKVREPGLYRIEEWGNRDGTPYLIYDYIDGESSETLGRMPVAVALVALRQVASTLAALHKQGVSHGDLSPANVIFAVDRNGGNADLGLQTVLIDCGIVGPGALAYAAPERFQGKIADEKSDLFSLGLLLYRWIAGEDLITADGYEQFAEQMASVQDLNISEKLYATGAFETSEGAQQLSALEPLWSGLLCADVSERVEDFDELDEILEIALDKVSHGEVALAGCVTQYIQSINRPESEKNAGQKVPDGLEKGLPFVVCKKNKWLKWAVLGVFGLILLLIVLLLTSGTMRFGIDATGDRLLKRSRNIEPSVESEKVPDLKVDSLLMELPVPSAE; translated from the coding sequence ATGAAAAAATCAGGGACATCGCTACTCGACTCCGTGACCGGAGGCGCCTTGCTACACCAAGGCGGCGAAGCTTCCATTTACCTTTTGAATGTGGGTGGTGCGCCGTATGTGCTCAAGTGGTATAACGACGGATTCTCGTTTGACGAAAGCGTTGTTGAACGCTCGCATAAAGTGCGTGAGCCGGGGCTGTACCGCATTGAAGAATGGGGCAATCGCGATGGAACGCCTTACCTGATTTATGATTATATAGATGGCGAATCTTCGGAAACGCTTGGGCGGATGCCGGTGGCGGTTGCGCTTGTAGCGCTTCGGCAAGTGGCATCGACGCTTGCTGCTTTGCACAAACAGGGTGTGTCGCATGGCGACTTGAGCCCTGCAAACGTGATATTTGCTGTGGATAGAAACGGCGGAAATGCCGACCTGGGACTCCAAACGGTGTTGATTGATTGTGGCATTGTCGGGCCGGGCGCTCTTGCGTATGCGGCGCCGGAACGCTTCCAGGGCAAGATTGCGGATGAAAAAAGCGACTTGTTCAGCCTTGGGCTTTTGCTGTACCGCTGGATTGCGGGCGAGGACTTGATCACTGCGGATGGCTACGAGCAGTTTGCCGAGCAGATGGCAAGCGTGCAGGACTTGAACATCTCGGAAAAGCTTTATGCGACGGGCGCCTTTGAAACGTCCGAAGGCGCTCAACAGCTCTCGGCGCTAGAACCGCTTTGGTCGGGGCTCTTGTGCGCGGATGTCTCGGAACGCGTCGAAGACTTTGACGAGCTTGATGAAATCTTGGAAATTGCACTTGATAAAGTGTCGCATGGTGAGGTTGCGCTTGCGGGCTGCGTTACCCAATATATCCAATCCATTAATCGCCCGGAAAGCGAAAAGAATGCGGGGCAAAAAGTTCCAGATGGGCTTGAAAAGGGTCTCCCGTTTGTCGTTTGCAAGAAAAATAAATGGCTAAAATGGGCCGTTTTGGGCGTTTTTGGACTTATATTACTCTTGATAGTGCTGTTGCTTACGAGTGGAACTATGCGTTTCGGTATCGATGCAACAGGGGACCGGCTGTTAAAGCGGTCGAGGAACATTGAGCCGTCTGTAGAAAGCGAGAAAGTCCCGGATTTGAAGGTGGATAGCTTGCTCATGGAGCTCCCGGTGCCCTCTGCCGAATAG
- a CDS encoding sigma-54-dependent Fis family transcriptional regulator, protein MKSESMLATEKMLDVVKTLLDEEQPEALFPKILEVAKGVLHADAAVLDIGGEEPLHFSNPEKVSISISAVRLAKNEKRAVVWNQLDDESADLSKSIVQNQLTSIMVSPFRTPESEAGYLYLQRAARKEPFTDEDSALFDSFVAVCEKFAFAAYDRLRDKESLDTLKNVVRKDGIVYSSKAMVDVIAMADKLSPLPLPVIIRGETGTGKEVMARYIHKHSPRAEKPFIAVNCGAIPEHLMESLMFGHAKGSFTGAIENKKGFFEEADGGTIFLDEIGELPLNMQVKLLRVLQEKHITRVGDNREIPVNVRVISATHVDLEEAVREKRFREDLYFRIQVLPLELPPLRDRGQDVVLLAENFIQRYGAEYGRGKFHLSRNAEKALLGYHWPGNVRELENRVQKGLVQAVHGVIQPKDLGLDDMQVQAKESPRTLKEAREAVEREVISRALKDTNANLTLASTILGIDRKVLREIMERLGLKKEDFKV, encoded by the coding sequence ATGAAATCGGAATCCATGCTCGCCACAGAAAAGATGCTTGATGTGGTCAAGACTCTTTTAGATGAAGAACAGCCGGAGGCTCTTTTCCCGAAAATTCTCGAAGTGGCAAAAGGCGTTTTGCATGCCGATGCCGCTGTGTTGGATATTGGTGGCGAAGAACCGCTTCATTTCTCGAATCCGGAGAAGGTTTCGATTTCGATTTCGGCGGTTCGACTTGCAAAAAACGAAAAGCGTGCCGTGGTGTGGAACCAGCTCGATGACGAATCGGCGGACTTGTCCAAGTCCATTGTGCAAAACCAGCTCACGAGCATTATGGTGTCTCCGTTTAGAACGCCGGAATCCGAGGCGGGGTATCTCTATTTGCAGCGTGCCGCCCGTAAGGAGCCGTTCACCGACGAAGACAGCGCTTTGTTTGATTCGTTTGTGGCGGTCTGCGAAAAGTTTGCGTTTGCCGCTTACGACCGTTTGCGCGATAAGGAATCGCTCGATACGCTTAAGAATGTTGTCCGCAAGGATGGAATTGTGTATTCTTCGAAGGCGATGGTCGATGTGATTGCGATGGCCGACAAGCTTTCTCCGCTCCCGCTTCCGGTGATTATCCGTGGCGAGACGGGAACGGGCAAGGAAGTGATGGCGCGTTACATCCACAAGCATAGCCCGCGTGCCGAAAAACCGTTCATTGCGGTGAACTGCGGTGCCATTCCGGAGCACTTGATGGAATCGCTCATGTTCGGGCATGCCAAGGGGTCGTTCACGGGTGCGATTGAAAACAAGAAGGGCTTTTTTGAAGAAGCCGATGGCGGTACGATTTTCCTCGATGAAATCGGCGAGCTCCCGCTCAACATGCAGGTAAAGCTTTTGCGCGTGTTGCAAGAAAAGCACATCACGCGAGTGGGCGACAATCGTGAAATTCCGGTGAACGTGCGCGTAATCAGTGCAACGCATGTGGACTTGGAAGAGGCCGTGCGCGAAAAACGCTTCCGCGAAGATTTGTATTTCCGTATTCAGGTGCTGCCGCTTGAACTCCCGCCGCTGCGCGATCGCGGCCAGGATGTGGTGCTCTTGGCGGAGAATTTTATCCAGCGCTATGGTGCAGAATATGGCCGTGGAAAATTCCACTTGAGCCGTAACGCCGAAAAGGCGCTGCTCGGTTACCACTGGCCGGGTAACGTGCGCGAACTCGAAAACCGCGTGCAGAAAGGTTTGGTGCAGGCCGTGCATGGCGTGATTCAGCCCAAGGATTTAGGGCTTGATGATATGCAGGTGCAGGCGAAGGAATCGCCGCGCACGCTCAAGGAAGCCCGCGAAGCGGTCGAACGCGAAGTCATCTCTCGCGCCCTCAAGGATACGAATGCGAACCTCACGCTCGCTTCTACGATTCTTGGCATTGACCGCAAGGTGTTGCGCGAAATCATGGAACGCCTGGGCTTGAAAAAAGAAGACTTTAAGGTATAG
- a CDS encoding dicarboxylate/amino acid:cation symporter: MILFKENAYLTDEQIQNWIEEAENAYNQAAKKRAVNTTAFRLSLEEILLRFRELYGTGCRCRLCGTKSFGNIRFEVSQKGPYQNPLDIDQDNDLSYDILVRLNMRPNYEYKNGINKVSIPVPLKPRKNALLISIFISVLLALLTWISSSFMPETVRNEYLVPAIANSFTKLSAVFSELATPLVFFAVISGICGIGGVSTFGKLGGSLLKRMTGTYFIAMIAMVVVGLAIGLTPTHAVSEGSNIFSDLLKLVLDIIPSNLVTPFATDNDMQVIVIATFIGIVLLLLGDKVRTFRKFCDEAGNIINKMMAFVCKTLPLFVYLGVTNLLLSNMLSQVYLVSRIFVISLVGAAITIGITIARTLYVTKQPFSKLFSAQLPSLLINLTTSSQMSAMPESMKCCKEKWGIDQKFTDFGLPLGVVFYMPNGAIMLGAIVWVLTDISLGAVDILVLFKLVLVSVIIAIAAPPIPGSAFAVLPILFSACGTDLSMMPLAVIIGSTVGYLLPAMNGFCLQLELLMTAQKANLIHKEL; encoded by the coding sequence ATGATACTTTTCAAAGAAAACGCGTACCTAACAGACGAGCAAATCCAGAACTGGATTGAGGAGGCTGAAAACGCCTACAACCAGGCCGCCAAGAAAAGAGCCGTCAACACAACTGCATTCAGACTTTCACTAGAAGAAATTCTCTTACGTTTTCGCGAGCTGTACGGAACAGGATGCCGTTGCCGTCTATGCGGCACCAAGAGTTTCGGGAACATCCGTTTCGAAGTTTCACAGAAAGGCCCCTATCAGAACCCGCTTGACATCGATCAAGATAACGACTTGTCCTACGACATTCTCGTTCGTCTGAACATGCGTCCAAATTACGAGTACAAGAACGGTATCAACAAGGTTTCCATTCCCGTTCCGCTCAAGCCCCGTAAAAATGCACTCCTCATAAGCATTTTCATTTCCGTACTTCTAGCCCTGTTAACCTGGATTTCTTCTTCGTTTATGCCCGAAACAGTGCGTAACGAATACCTGGTTCCGGCCATAGCCAATTCATTTACTAAACTTTCTGCCGTTTTTTCGGAACTAGCGACGCCATTGGTGTTTTTCGCCGTTATTTCCGGGATCTGCGGCATCGGAGGTGTTTCCACATTCGGTAAACTAGGCGGAAGCCTCCTCAAGCGCATGACGGGAACTTACTTTATCGCCATGATAGCGATGGTTGTCGTGGGGCTAGCCATAGGGCTTACTCCAACCCACGCAGTAAGCGAAGGCAGCAACATTTTCTCCGATCTACTGAAACTTGTACTCGACATCATCCCAAGCAACCTCGTTACGCCATTCGCAACCGACAACGATATGCAGGTGATTGTTATCGCAACTTTTATCGGTATCGTTTTGCTCCTGTTGGGCGATAAAGTCCGAACCTTCCGAAAATTTTGTGATGAAGCCGGAAACATCATCAACAAAATGATGGCATTTGTCTGCAAGACACTCCCCTTATTTGTTTATCTCGGTGTTACAAACCTACTTCTGAGCAACATGCTCAGCCAGGTTTATCTAGTATCGCGAATCTTTGTCATTTCGCTTGTCGGTGCCGCAATTACCATCGGCATCACCATCGCCCGCACCCTATACGTTACCAAGCAACCTTTCTCGAAACTTTTCTCGGCCCAATTGCCATCGCTATTGATAAACCTGACGACCAGTTCGCAGATGTCCGCCATGCCAGAATCAATGAAATGCTGCAAAGAAAAATGGGGCATCGACCAAAAGTTTACCGATTTCGGTCTGCCACTCGGCGTTGTTTTCTACATGCCAAACGGGGCTATTATGCTTGGCGCGATTGTTTGGGTCCTCACGGATATTTCTCTTGGGGCCGTTGATATTCTCGTACTCTTCAAGCTTGTTCTCGTCTCGGTCATTATAGCCATTGCAGCCCCTCCCATTCCGGGGTCTGCATTCGCCGTCTTGCCGATTCTTTTTTCGGCCTGCGGAACAGACTTGTCGATGATGCCGCTAGCAGTGATTATCGGTTCAACCGTTGGCTACCTGCTACCCGCCATGAATGGTTTCTGTTTGCAGCTTGAACTTTTGATGACCGCCCAAAAAGCAAACCTAATTCATAAAGAACTCTAA
- a CDS encoding zinc ribbon domain-containing protein, giving the protein MELKFCQSCGMPLTPEILGTNADGSKNDEYCIYCYKDGAFTGDFNMEQMVEFCSQFVDEFNKNTGKNLTREEYKAELRKYFPTLKRWKSSDAELPHANSPIKQKLIEEVNALNIKDMPKIDNLFVLQGSFINQEYKINDNSVKLLDDNASYWGNQVEKQNAEGRCYGIACDERYILVSEYGKNGADAEIVVFKRR; this is encoded by the coding sequence ATGGAATTAAAATTTTGTCAGAGCTGCGGCATGCCGCTCACACCAGAAATCCTCGGCACAAACGCCGATGGCAGCAAGAACGACGAATACTGCATCTACTGCTACAAAGACGGAGCATTCACCGGCGACTTCAACATGGAACAGATGGTAGAATTCTGCTCGCAGTTCGTTGACGAATTCAACAAGAATACCGGTAAAAATCTCACCCGCGAAGAGTACAAGGCAGAACTCCGCAAGTATTTCCCGACTCTCAAGCGTTGGAAATCAAGCGACGCAGAGCTCCCGCATGCAAACTCCCCCATCAAGCAAAAGCTGATTGAAGAAGTCAACGCGCTTAACATCAAGGACATGCCGAAAATCGACAACCTCTTCGTTCTGCAAGGCTCGTTCATCAATCAGGAATACAAAATAAACGACAACAGCGTCAAGCTATTGGACGATAACGCAAGCTACTGGGGCAACCAGGTCGAAAAGCAAAATGCTGAAGGCCGTTGCTACGGAATCGCCTGCGACGAGCGCTACATTCTCGTGAGCGAATACGGCAAGAACGGTGCCGATGCCGAAATCGTTGTGTTCAAAAGACGATAA